Proteins found in one Enterococcus sp. 9D6_DIV0238 genomic segment:
- a CDS encoding BglG family transcription antiterminator: MSLNKKEAELIKLLSQHHDWLSAAFLAETLSTSTRTIRNYVTRINQLTEHEIICSSRQGYKINDAVQIDDILSLSKKEINTPKDRINYLVNLLIQHHTINYFEAAETLFVSIPTIEKDLLRLRKKMEKYRLKIIKNGQHLTMIGEEIDFRKLTSDLLQDEALRNFQSLDYVQTIFPDVPIETIQKIVVERLSNQHLYVNGYAINSLLLHIAIAIDRLLHHQRSDIEMTSELLSEDQLEYKIATDIGKDIHQALSIEMDLYEIHNLALLLMTKISPANETFLREYMDTSIYAFISQTMETVAEKYFITHISEELILNLALHVSNLISRAKRGKQVSNPLSEEIKQSYAFIYEVAIFIAKQIQKQINIPISDDEITFIALHIGSYFEEKFETENKLNCVIYTPEYYDMHKRLVYKISDIFKKSINITGAFYRLDEQSRLEMSNSDLVLSTIELKEFSNTVQLSPFLSGKDIDKVQKAINRLKQQKLVADLKESIGKYLTSERFERNVYLSSEYDYIDYLGSKLIESQHIESSFIELIKEREKMSATSFNNSVALPHAIEMSAKKTGISIILNDRPVQWGTHYVQVIIMIVMNQRDMKKFRQLFDFMIDTFSTSEKLEQLLLVQNYEAFIEKLFD, encoded by the coding sequence GTGTCGTTAAACAAAAAGGAAGCAGAACTGATCAAACTATTGTCCCAGCATCATGACTGGTTATCTGCCGCTTTTTTAGCTGAAACGTTATCTACTTCGACTCGAACGATCCGCAATTATGTTACTCGAATCAATCAATTGACTGAGCATGAAATAATCTGTTCTTCCAGACAAGGCTATAAAATCAATGATGCCGTCCAAATCGATGACATTCTCTCTCTAAGCAAAAAGGAAATTAATACACCTAAAGACAGAATAAATTATTTGGTGAACTTATTGATCCAGCATCATACTATAAATTATTTTGAGGCCGCTGAAACATTGTTTGTCAGCATTCCGACCATTGAAAAAGACTTGCTTCGTTTACGTAAAAAAATGGAAAAATATCGTTTAAAAATAATTAAAAACGGACAGCATCTTACGATGATTGGAGAGGAAATCGATTTTAGAAAGCTTACGAGTGATTTGCTGCAAGATGAAGCATTACGTAATTTCCAGTCACTTGACTATGTTCAGACGATTTTTCCAGATGTTCCTATTGAAACGATTCAAAAAATCGTTGTCGAGCGTTTAAGTAATCAGCATCTCTATGTCAATGGCTATGCAATCAATAGTCTATTACTACATATTGCAATTGCTATCGATCGTCTCTTACATCATCAACGCTCAGATATAGAAATGACTTCAGAGCTTCTCTCAGAAGATCAGTTAGAATATAAGATTGCCACTGATATTGGAAAAGACATCCATCAAGCTCTATCTATCGAAATGGATCTTTATGAAATTCATAACTTGGCTCTTTTACTGATGACAAAAATTTCTCCTGCAAATGAAACCTTTTTAAGAGAGTATATGGATACCAGCATTTATGCCTTTATTTCCCAAACAATGGAAACTGTTGCAGAAAAATATTTTATTACTCATATCTCAGAAGAATTGATTTTGAACTTAGCCTTACACGTTTCAAATTTAATTTCACGAGCAAAAAGAGGCAAACAAGTCAGTAATCCTCTTTCCGAAGAAATCAAACAGTCTTATGCTTTTATTTACGAAGTAGCGATTTTTATTGCCAAACAAATTCAAAAACAAATCAATATTCCCATTTCTGATGATGAAATCACATTTATTGCACTTCATATTGGTTCTTATTTTGAAGAAAAATTCGAAACAGAAAATAAATTGAATTGTGTGATCTATACACCTGAATACTATGACATGCACAAACGCTTAGTTTATAAGATCAGCGATATTTTTAAGAAAAGTATAAACATAACAGGCGCATTCTATCGTTTAGATGAGCAAAGTCGCTTAGAGATGAGCAATTCCGATTTAGTTTTGTCTACGATCGAACTCAAGGAATTTTCTAATACAGTTCAACTCTCACCTTTTTTGTCTGGGAAAGATATCGATAAGGTTCAAAAAGCGATCAATAGGTTGAAACAACAAAAACTTGTTGCTGATTTGAAAGAAAGTATTGGCAAGTATCTGACTTCTGAACGTTTTGAGCGAAATGTTTATCTATCGTCCGAATATGACTATATCGACTATCTAGGGAGTAAGTTGATTGAAAGTCAGCATATCGAGTCTTCTTTCATCGAGCTGATCAAAGAGCGTGAAAAAATGTCCGCAACCTCTTTCAATAACTCAGTTGCATTACCTCATGCAATTGAAATGAGCGCAAAAAAAACGGGCATTTCGATCATTCTGAATGATCGGCCAGTTCAGTGGGGCACTCATTACGTTCAAGTCATCATAATGATCGTCATGAACCAAAGAGATATGAAAAAGTTTCGGCAATTATTTGATTTTATGATAGATACATTTTCTACAAGTGAAAAACTAGAACAATTGTTACTAGTCCAAAATTATGAAGCTTTTATAGAAAAATTATTTGATTAG
- a CDS encoding glycoside hydrolase family 1 protein, translating to MYQVPKGFPKDFLWGGAVAANQCEGAYEYEGKGTSVADINEFRADLPLEKRSNAEISTSYIEEALNSKTGVFPKRWGINFKETYPDDLKLLGDMGLKLFRTSIDWSRIFPNGDELEPNEAGLQFYDKLIDEIIANGMEPMITLSHYEIPLNLTLKYQGWYSREVADFFIRYAKVILDRYKGKVKYWIVINQINLIGHESFNHLGIAEDKVDNLLEAKYQGVHHMMVASAAVTEYAHQVDENYEVGMMLCGGPEYAATCQPEDVLATLKINQMQYFFADVLLRGYYPGYAFRYFEEQGIKLTFAEEDEAVLKNTADYMSFSYYYTQICDAKHDEPYRNKELPANPWGWTIDPLGLRTLLNSFYDRYQCPIYITENGIGCYDKLEADGTIHDDYRIDYYKAHIEQMKEAIKDGVDLRGYCAWGPIDIISCSSSEMSKRYGFIYVDQDDYGKGSQKRYLKDSYAWMKQVIETNGEAL from the coding sequence ATGTATCAAGTACCAAAAGGGTTTCCAAAAGATTTTTTATGGGGCGGCGCTGTTGCAGCAAATCAATGTGAAGGAGCCTATGAATATGAAGGCAAAGGCACAAGTGTTGCTGATATCAATGAATTTAGAGCAGATTTGCCTTTAGAAAAGCGCTCAAATGCAGAGATATCGACTAGTTATATTGAAGAAGCTTTGAACAGCAAGACGGGAGTATTTCCGAAAAGATGGGGAATCAACTTCAAAGAAACGTATCCTGATGACTTGAAGCTCTTAGGCGATATGGGCTTAAAATTATTTAGAACATCGATTGACTGGTCACGGATTTTTCCAAATGGCGATGAGTTGGAGCCAAATGAGGCTGGACTCCAGTTTTATGACAAACTGATCGATGAAATCATTGCAAATGGGATGGAACCGATGATCACTCTTTCTCATTATGAGATTCCTTTGAACCTGACATTGAAGTATCAAGGTTGGTACTCACGGGAAGTTGCAGACTTCTTTATTCGTTATGCCAAGGTCATTTTAGATCGTTACAAGGGAAAAGTAAAATATTGGATCGTGATCAATCAGATCAATTTGATCGGGCATGAATCCTTCAATCACTTAGGAATTGCGGAGGATAAAGTAGATAATTTGCTGGAGGCAAAATATCAAGGGGTGCATCATATGATGGTGGCTTCTGCTGCAGTTACTGAATATGCGCATCAAGTAGATGAAAATTATGAAGTTGGCATGATGCTATGTGGAGGACCGGAATACGCTGCGACTTGTCAGCCGGAAGATGTATTGGCAACATTAAAAATCAATCAAATGCAGTATTTCTTTGCGGATGTATTGTTGAGAGGATACTATCCAGGCTATGCGTTTCGCTATTTTGAAGAGCAGGGAATCAAGCTCACCTTTGCTGAAGAGGATGAAGCAGTTTTAAAAAATACAGCTGATTATATGTCCTTTTCATACTACTATACGCAAATTTGTGATGCAAAGCATGATGAACCTTACCGAAATAAAGAATTACCAGCAAATCCTTGGGGCTGGACGATCGATCCCTTAGGACTAAGAACATTGCTGAATTCTTTTTATGACCGTTACCAGTGTCCGATCTACATTACTGAAAATGGGATCGGCTGTTATGACAAACTGGAAGCAGATGGAACGATCCACGATGATTACCGAATCGATTATTATAAAGCGCATATCGAACAAATGAAAGAAGCAATCAAAGACGGTGTGGATCTTAGAGGCTATTGTGCGTGGGGGCCGATCGATATCATCAGCTGTTCTTCTTCAGAGATGAGCAAGCGTTATGGTTTTATTTATGTGGATCAGGATGATTATGGCAAAGGCAGTCAAAAACGCTATTTGAAAGATAGCTATGCCTGGATGAAACAAGTGATCGAGACGAATGGGGAAGCTTTAT
- a CDS encoding PTS sugar transporter subunit IIB, translating into MSELNVLLVCGSGASSGFMAANMRKAAKSKDLNMNIVARSESEIENYIEEIDALMVGPHLEYIIDEIDEIIHGFPVKVILMKKEYYATLDGEAAIEHLLASMKEEE; encoded by the coding sequence ATGAGTGAATTGAATGTGTTATTAGTTTGTGGATCAGGTGCCAGCAGTGGATTTATGGCAGCAAATATGCGAAAGGCAGCTAAGTCCAAGGACCTGAATATGAATATTGTTGCTAGAAGTGAGTCGGAAATTGAAAATTATATTGAAGAAATCGACGCGCTGATGGTTGGGCCTCACCTTGAGTACATTATTGACGAAATCGATGAGATCATTCATGGATTTCCAGTAAAAGTAATTCTGATGAAGAAAGAATATTATGCAACACTTGACGGAGAAGCTGCGATCGAGCACTTATTAGCATCAATGAAGGAAGAAGAATAA
- a CDS encoding PTS sugar transporter subunit IIC, with translation MNKLIFWLENSFSPKMNKVNNNPWIVSIKDSIMQTLPFIFLGSVFSMLAILNDYFPALPSFWVPFGWTMGKISLFVAFLIPFNLMEKKRLRKQRIVAGMSGLVLFLMIISPQVEKDSVIGFGHDALGAGGMFVAIVAGLIAGFVLVTLGKFSFFKEESVIPDFVRAWFDSMLPIGIIVIFGWVVVLIMKVDLYNIVLSIFMPLSSFMESPGGFVGMMFLICFLYSMGISTWVLTPVVQPVLLKAIAENIALVQNGTASVETLNLVTSSTLYSAYLWIGGIGCTMPLVLMMMRARSKKISALGKACIAPSIFNINEPVIFGAVAWNPLLMIPMWLQGIILPIVIYIFTKVIPFAPIPKVQFELWYCPFPFATWFTTGTITGLILMVVIFMLSAAIWYPFFKAYDDQEVKAENQSLKEA, from the coding sequence ATGAACAAATTGATTTTCTGGCTGGAAAATAGTTTTTCACCAAAGATGAATAAAGTGAACAACAATCCTTGGATCGTTAGTATCAAGGATTCGATCATGCAAACATTGCCGTTTATCTTTTTAGGATCAGTCTTTTCAATGCTGGCGATTCTAAATGATTACTTTCCAGCATTACCAAGTTTTTGGGTACCGTTTGGCTGGACGATGGGGAAAATTTCATTATTTGTTGCTTTTTTGATTCCATTTAATTTAATGGAAAAAAAAAGATTAAGAAAACAGCGGATCGTTGCTGGTATGAGTGGTTTGGTCTTATTTTTGATGATCATTTCACCGCAAGTGGAAAAAGATAGTGTCATTGGTTTTGGTCACGATGCTTTGGGCGCTGGTGGAATGTTTGTGGCGATCGTAGCTGGGCTGATCGCAGGATTCGTTTTGGTGACGCTAGGCAAATTCTCTTTCTTCAAAGAAGAATCGGTGATTCCGGATTTTGTTAGAGCGTGGTTTGATTCGATGCTGCCGATCGGAATCATTGTGATTTTCGGCTGGGTCGTTGTCTTGATCATGAAAGTCGATCTGTACAATATCGTTTTAAGTATTTTTATGCCATTATCAAGTTTTATGGAATCACCAGGCGGTTTTGTCGGTATGATGTTCTTGATTTGTTTCTTGTACTCAATGGGAATCTCAACGTGGGTCTTGACGCCAGTGGTACAGCCTGTTTTATTAAAAGCGATCGCTGAAAATATCGCTCTTGTTCAAAATGGTACAGCAAGTGTTGAAACATTGAATTTGGTAACTAGCAGCACGTTATATTCTGCGTATCTTTGGATTGGCGGAATCGGTTGTACGATGCCGCTTGTTTTGATGATGATGCGGGCGCGTTCAAAAAAAATCAGTGCTTTGGGGAAAGCCTGTATTGCACCTTCGATTTTTAACATCAATGAACCAGTGATTTTTGGTGCGGTTGCTTGGAATCCGCTTTTAATGATCCCGATGTGGCTTCAGGGGATCATTTTACCGATCGTGATTTATATTTTTACGAAAGTGATCCCATTTGCACCGATTCCTAAAGTTCAATTTGAACTGTGGTATTGTCCGTTTCCGTTTGCGACATGGTTTACCACTGGAACGATCACAGGTTTGATTTTGATGGTCGTGATTTTTATGCTCTCGGCTGCAATTTGGTATCCATTTTTCAAAGCATACGACGATCAAGAAGTAAAAGCAGAAAACCAATCATTGAAGGAGGCTTAA
- a CDS encoding PTS lactose/cellobiose transporter subunit IIA produces MDDLLSEQAMKIILYAGDARVNCRNALVAIEKNDFDTANEEMKLAKSNITQAHQVQTKAIQSEMEEEAEEHPHSLLFTHAQDTLMTIYSEINMANHLIKIAKQIDERLQQLEKQ; encoded by the coding sequence ATGGATGATCTATTATCAGAGCAAGCCATGAAAATCATTTTATATGCTGGAGATGCCAGAGTCAATTGCCGAAATGCACTTGTTGCTATTGAGAAAAATGATTTTGATACAGCAAATGAAGAAATGAAGCTTGCAAAAAGCAATATCACACAAGCACATCAGGTACAGACAAAAGCGATTCAAAGTGAAATGGAAGAAGAAGCAGAAGAACATCCTCATTCACTACTGTTTACACACGCACAGGATACATTGATGACGATTTATAGTGAGATCAATATGGCGAATCATTTGATCAAGATAGCCAAGCAGATCGATGAACGACTACAACAACTTGAAAAACAATAA